The following is a genomic window from Geoalkalibacter halelectricus.
CCCCGGCGAGGTTGAAACCTGGCAATACCTGGAGAGCGCGGCGCGCAAAGTCTTTGCCCTGCACGGCTTTTCCGAGATTCGTGTTCCCGTGGTGGAAAAAACCGAATTGTTCTGCCGCTCCATCGGTGAAACAACGGACATCGTCGAAAAGGAAATGTACACCTTCTGCGACAAGGGCGGCACCTCGCTGACTTTGCGCCCCGAAGGCACGGCCTCGGTCATGCGCTCTTTCATCCAGCATAAGCTTCATGCCCTGGATCCGGTGGCCAAGCTCTATTATCTGGGGCCTATGTTTCGTTATGAAAGGCCGCAGAAGGGGCGCTATCGTCAATTTCACCAGATCGGGGCCGAAGCCGTCGGTGTGGATGATCCGCGCATCGACGCGCAGATTTTGGCCATGTTGCAACATTTCTTCGACGAAATCGGCCTCGACGATCTGGATCTCCAGGTGAATTCCCTCGGCTGTCCCCAATGCCGACCGCCGTACCGTGCGCAGCTGGTGAGTTTTCTTGAAGAGCGTTTGGGCGATCTGTGTGAGGATTGTCGCCGGCGCTACACCACCAATCCGTTGCGCGTGCTGGATTGCAAGGCCACGGGCTGTGGAGAGGCAACGGCCGCCGCGCCGGCCATGCTCGACCATTTGTGTGGGCAATGCGATGGGCACTTCGCGGCGGTGCGCCTGCATCTTGAAGACATCGGCACCCGTTTCAGCATCAATCAGCGCATGGTGCGCGGCCTTGATTATTACACGCGCACCACTTTTGAAATGGTGACGGCAAATCTCGGGGCCCAGAACGCCGTGGCCGCGGGCGGCCGGTACGACGGCCTGGTGCGTGAGTTGGGCGGGCCGGCCCTGCCGGGGATCGGTTTCGCCATGGGGGTGGAGCGGCTGGTTCTGCTCCTGGGGCGGGATCGCTGCGCTCCCCAGACGCCTGACATATTCCTTGCCGCCCTGGGGGAAGCTGCCCAGCGGCGTGTTTTCTCCCTGATGCACGATCTGCAGAGACAAGGGCTGCGCGCTGAAATTGATTACCAGGGGCGCAGCCTCAAGGCCCAGATGCGCCGCGCCGATAAGCTCGGTGCCGCCCGGGTGCTTATTGTCGGAGAGGACGAACTGGCGCGCGGGGTCGGGCAGTTGCGCAATATGGCCGATAGCAGCCAGGCGGAAATCGCCTTGGAGGATCTGTCTCGCCTCTTAGCGTCAGGCCGGTAATGTCCTTGAGATTTTTCGACGCCATTTGTATAATCCACCATTCTCCATAACCCGCCCGCATAGCCGGGGGAAACTGGATTTGACGAGGGAGGACCCACACTTGAACGACATTCTTGGCGACTGGAAAAGAACCCATTATTGCGGACACCTGACGGCCGAGCACATCGGCAGCGAGGTCTGCCTGATGGGCTGGGTGCAACGGCGGCGCGATCATGGCGGTCTTATTTTCATCGATCTGCGCGACCGCGAAGGCATCGTGCAGTTGGCCCTTGATCCCGACCGCGATCCCGAGGCGCACCAGAAAGCGGACCGGGTGCGCGGCGAGTATGTCATCGCCGTCAAAGGCGAGGTGTCACCGCGCCCCCAAGGCACTCTCAACCCGAAGATGAAAACGGGTGAAGTTGAAATTGAAGTGCGAGAGTTGCGCATCCTCAATAGCGCCAAGACTCCCCCCTTCATGATCGACGAGTACAGCGAAGTCGCCGAGAACACTCGCCTTAAATACCGCTACCTCGACCTGCGACGCCCCGCTTTGCAGCGCACCCTCATGCTGCGTCACCAGGTCACTCGCATCGTGCGCGACTACTTCGCCGGCCAGGGCTTTCTGGAGCTTGAGACCCCCTTTCTGACCAAGAGTACTCCGGAGGGTGCGCGCGATTACCTCGTGCCCAGCCGCGTCAACCAGGGCAACTTCTATGCGCTGCCCCAATCGCCGCAACTTTTCAAGCAGATCCTCATGGTATCGGGATTCGACCGTTACATGCAGATCGTCAAGTGCTTCCGCGATGAGGATCTGCGCGCCGATCGCCAGCCGGAATTCACTCAAATCGACTGCGAGATGAGCTTTGTCGACCGTGACGAAGTTTTGTCCGTCATGGAGGGCATGATCGCTCGCGTGTTTCGAGAGGTTGTCGGTGCCGAGGTTGCGCTGCCCATGCCGCGCATGACCTATGCCGAGGCCCTGGAGAGATTTGGAGTGGACAACCCCGATCTGCGCTTTGCCATGGAACTCGTCGATATTTCCGGTCTGGTTCGCGATGGCGGCTTCAAGGTTTTTACCGATGCGGTTCAGGCGGGCGGGCTGGTCAAGGCCATGAACATCAAGGGCGGAGCGACGCTGTCGCGCAAGGATTTGGACGATCTGGGAGAATTCGTCAAAATCTACGGCGCCAAGGGGCTGGCCTGGATCAAGGTCAATGCGGACGGCTGGCAGTCGCCCATCACCAAATTCTTCTCCGAGAGCGAGGTGGCGGGCATCGCCGAGGCTCTCAAGGCCGAGGTGGGCGACTTGCTGGTCTTTGTCGCCGATACCTTCCGCATCGCCAACGAATCTCTTGGGCGCCTGCGCGGACATCTCGGTCACAAACTCGGCCTGATCGACAAGAGTGCCTACAAGTTCGTCTGGGTGACGGATTTCCCTCTGCTTGAGTGGGACGGTGAAACCCGCCGTCATGTGGCGGTGCACCATCCCTTCACGGCGCCCATGGACGAGGATATTCCTCTGCTTGACTCCGACCCCGGCAAGGCGCGCGCCAAGGCTTATGACCTGGTTCTCAACGGCTCGGAAATCGGCGGAGGCAGCATTCGTATCCACGACAGCGCGGTTCAGAGTAAGATGTTTGAATTGATGGGGATCGGGGACGAAGAAGCACGGATCAAATTTGGCTTTCTGCTCGAAGCCCTTGAATACGGCGCGCCGCCCCATGGTGGTATCGCCTTCGGCCTCGACCGTCTGACGATGATTCTTGCGGGCACCGATTCCATCCGTGACGTCATTGCTTTTCCCAAGACCCAGAAGGCGACCTGCCTCATGTCCGAAGCCCCTGGGGAGGTGGATGAAAAGCAACTGCGCGAACTCGGCATCAAATTGGCCGTGCGGCCCAAATAGGACCAATCAAACGACAACCCTACCCTTGGATTTAAAAG
Proteins encoded in this region:
- the hisS gene encoding histidine--tRNA ligase: MSITGIKGMNDILPGEVETWQYLESAARKVFALHGFSEIRVPVVEKTELFCRSIGETTDIVEKEMYTFCDKGGTSLTLRPEGTASVMRSFIQHKLHALDPVAKLYYLGPMFRYERPQKGRYRQFHQIGAEAVGVDDPRIDAQILAMLQHFFDEIGLDDLDLQVNSLGCPQCRPPYRAQLVSFLEERLGDLCEDCRRRYTTNPLRVLDCKATGCGEATAAAPAMLDHLCGQCDGHFAAVRLHLEDIGTRFSINQRMVRGLDYYTRTTFEMVTANLGAQNAVAAGGRYDGLVRELGGPALPGIGFAMGVERLVLLLGRDRCAPQTPDIFLAALGEAAQRRVFSLMHDLQRQGLRAEIDYQGRSLKAQMRRADKLGAARVLIVGEDELARGVGQLRNMADSSQAEIALEDLSRLLASGR
- the aspS gene encoding aspartate--tRNA ligase, yielding MNDILGDWKRTHYCGHLTAEHIGSEVCLMGWVQRRRDHGGLIFIDLRDREGIVQLALDPDRDPEAHQKADRVRGEYVIAVKGEVSPRPQGTLNPKMKTGEVEIEVRELRILNSAKTPPFMIDEYSEVAENTRLKYRYLDLRRPALQRTLMLRHQVTRIVRDYFAGQGFLELETPFLTKSTPEGARDYLVPSRVNQGNFYALPQSPQLFKQILMVSGFDRYMQIVKCFRDEDLRADRQPEFTQIDCEMSFVDRDEVLSVMEGMIARVFREVVGAEVALPMPRMTYAEALERFGVDNPDLRFAMELVDISGLVRDGGFKVFTDAVQAGGLVKAMNIKGGATLSRKDLDDLGEFVKIYGAKGLAWIKVNADGWQSPITKFFSESEVAGIAEALKAEVGDLLVFVADTFRIANESLGRLRGHLGHKLGLIDKSAYKFVWVTDFPLLEWDGETRRHVAVHHPFTAPMDEDIPLLDSDPGKARAKAYDLVLNGSEIGGGSIRIHDSAVQSKMFELMGIGDEEARIKFGFLLEALEYGAPPHGGIAFGLDRLTMILAGTDSIRDVIAFPKTQKATCLMSEAPGEVDEKQLRELGIKLAVRPK